In Silene latifolia isolate original U9 population chromosome 6, ASM4854445v1, whole genome shotgun sequence, the genomic window TTGTTCTcagaccttggaatcccgaaaaacgtgtattatactctCCGATTTGAGCCGTTCATGAGGTCGTACCGGGTCATACTTTTTTCTCTTGGTTTTTCTACCTTATGGTAATGGTCGTGCTAGGAGTTACCGAAATCGATTTCAGCCCCAAGAAACAAGTATTAAAACATTTTTAACGAGTCTCGGATTTCTCCTAAGACTTGTTTATCGCACACCGACAACATCAAATGTCCTCTGTTACTCCTCAAATTTTAGGAGGCCTTTGTCCGACTCAATAATTCATCTGTGTGATTTAAGGACATTATTGTTCTcagaccttggaatcccgaaaaacgtgtattatactcttcaatttgagccgttggggaggtcgtaccgggtcGTACGTTTTTTCTCTCAACTTTTCTACCTTGTGGCAATGGTCGTGCAAAGCCTTGCCCTAATCGATTTTAGCCCAAAAAAAAGTATTAAAACATTTTTACTGAGTCTTCCACTTCTGCCTAAGACTTGTTTATCGGATACCGACAGCCTCAAATGTCCTCTGTTGCTCCTCAAAGTTTGTGAGGCGCCTTTGTCCGACCCAGTAATTCATCCGTGTGATTTACGGACATTATTGTTCCGGGACCTTAGAATACCGAAAAACGTATATTATATACCCTTCAGTTTGAGCCATTCGCGAGGCCGTACCGGGtcgtacttttttttttctctcgttTTTTCTACCTTCTGGCAATGGTCGTGCTAGGAGTTATCCTAATCGGTTTTTCTACCTTCTGGCAATGGTCGTGCTAGGAGGCCGTAACGGGTCGTACTTTCGAGAAATTTTATTCTAGGGGTTTAATCGGCCAGAAAAACATggattattattttcaaaatcaaCGGTTTTCGGCGATCAACCGAATCAGAAAAGAATTTTGTTAAATCTTTATATATGGTCATTATGTCTTAAAATGACAATCAGGTGTCTGGATCCTTCTCAAAACGCCAATGAATGAAGTATACAAGTTGTTTTGTCTATTTAAAAAGTAGTGTTAATTAAGGTTTTTAAATTTCTCTATTTAAAACTGTATGTTAAGTCTGTTGCCTTAAGATATTTTTATATGGTATATAAAGTTCTTTTAGAGACCGATATTCAACTTTGAAATAAATCTATTTTAACTCAACTTCATTAGAAACTAAATTACATGGTACTCCGTAATATCGAGTCCAATATAACCAAATAAAATGAAGATATTTTGTGATCTATGAGTCTATGACCACCCCAAGCAGAGGTCGCGACCTGGTTTTATTCTTAATCCCACTTTATTTATCTTGACTTACATTTACCATTTCCAGCAGAAGGTCACGATCTAGGCCATTAACCCAAACATTTTTCACATTCCAACCAATTACATCTCTCCACATTATATCACCTTTTCATGTATATTTTTttgtattaattattaatattgtcaATCAATCACATATTTTAACATATAAGGCTATAAGTTGGGTCAATTTGCTCTATCAAAGGTCACAAATTAACCTCTTCTCTTCAAAGATCATCATAATTTTCTAGTTAAATGATGATTAGTGTGACCAAGTAAGGTCATGAGTTTCATGACCTAGCAATTGATCTATAAGAGAGTTTTATAGTAGTCACCTTCATGTGCCGGGGGCATGTGTGTTGACCTGCCTGCCTTGGACCTAAGTATGCATTTTTTTTAATcaataacacaaattctcattataagtGGAAGATATCCGTTTATAATTATAGACGGGTTAAATATTcacccactttaagcataagacaagcaaTTAGTTGTATGGTAggcccaaaaatgtcaccactttaagtaTATTTGATCCGTCTTTctctttagacggatatatcatAGTGAGACTAATTGAATCAATAATTGTATTGCGTCCCTTAAGAATGATTGTTTGGATatattcatatcatatataccTTCCTACCATTTCCGTTAATCTAGTTAGCTAACCAAACAACTAGTTTACACTTTACCCTAAAGTACTTCACATTCCAACTTTCTTAAGTTTTACCCAATTGACCACTTTTAAATCTTGGGAGGAGTTGCACTCAAAATTAGCACAAGCAAGTGTAGAAGATCAGATTTTAGAAAGTGTgacaaaattaaataaattatgatAGATATTATTTTAATCATAATAACTATCGAGTATGATCTATCATCTGCGCGATATCAGTCACTACCATAGTATCATGCCAGTAGGCTAAGACTTCTTGATTCGAATTTGATATCATGCACGGAGTAATAATATAACCGTGAACGATCAACTTACATAACTTAGAACTCCCGGAAATAATAATAAGGTCAATGATTTGGGAGATAAGTCCCAAAATGGCTAACATAAAGTAGTAAAATGTCAATTGTAAGGACGGGAAACAAGGGTACGTTAGGTGGATGATGAACAACCTAAAATGAGGAGCATATAGTGAATAATTAAGCTGCTAATTTCCGGAATACAAGTACGTAATTTAGAAAATACACAAGATTGCTTGTTAGATAACCAAATAAACTAAAAGGAAGTTGCATGCAAAGCCTTAATTAACGCATAATCATCTCAATTACCCAAATCTACCTTTTTTCTTCCTTAActaatacgtagtctaatggagtAATACGTTATGTATACACCCGTACGTGCAAGTATATATATACTTGGGATAATTCAAGCTTACTAGACCACACTTAATTAGATTACCACTAATCATACATTTAACTTATATTAGTGGTAATTAACAGCCACGAGTATGGGTTCATTTAGAGGTTCGAACCTGTTCTCGTTGCTGTTTTTTGTTTACTGCTTAGGAACAAGTACACGAGTTGACGCTGCCCAAAACTACAAAGATGCCTTGTCTAAATCCATCTTGTTTTTCAAATCCCAAAGATCTGGTAAACTTGCCAAAGACCAACAGATTAATTGGCGTGGCAACTCTGGCCTTCGTGACGGCTCTCTTGCCGGTGTATGTTAGTTACCCTCTTAATTAATCGGCCATCTTATTTATTCTTGTATAACACGCACGGTCCTACAATATAACCTGAATACGCACTTAATTAGATGAGTAGCACCTGATGGAGTAATAATAACCCATTTAAATTAGTCTTACTAAAAATATACCGACTTGAAAACCACTATCTAACACAAATACTTGATTTTGTTTCTTGAAACAATGCAATGGCAGGTGAATTTGATTGGGGGCTATTACGACGCAGGTGATAACGTCAAATTCAATTTCCCAATGGCCTTTACCGCAACCATGTTATCATGGGGAGTACTCGAGTTTGGGGGTACCATGGGCCCACAACTGAACACGAGTCGAGCAGCAATCAGATGGGTGACCAGCTACCTATACAAATGTGCAACTGCCACTCCTGGGAAGCTCTATGTAGGTGTTGGTGACCCTAATGCTGACCACAAATGCTGGGAGAGACCCGAGGACATGGATACCCCCCGAACTGTCTACTCAGTCTCCCCCAGCAACCCAGGCTCTGATGTTGCAGCAGAGACTGCAGCCGCACTAGCAGCAGGTGCTTTAGTTTTCAGAAGCACTGACCAAAAGTATGCAAGTATGCTTTTGACAACTGCAAAGAAAGTCATGCAGTTTGCTATACAGTATAGAGGTGCTTACAGCGATTCACTTAAATCCGCTGTCTGCCCTTTCTACTGCTCATATTCCGGTTACAAGGACGACCTGCTATGGGGTGCAGCCTGGTTGTATAGAGCCACAAAACAGACATATTATCTGGATTTCTTGAATTCTCTGGGCGCTAATGACGGGACTGACATCTTCAGTTGGGATAACAAGTTGGCGGGTGCACGCGTTCTCCTTTCAAGGGTTAGTAGCTTACCAAACACATCTAAGTTGTAACTATATAAACCAGCATATAAGTGATACATGGATGAGGAGTAGGTCAGATTTTGTATATAAGTGATCACATAATTAAACTAAGAGTTGCTTGGTTGTTTTCAGGGAGCATTGGTGGATAATAACAAGAATTTCGAGGGTTATCAGAAATCAGCAGAAGACTTCATGTGCCGAATACTGCCTAATACACCGTCTACCTCAACTCAATACACACCTGGtacattttcctttttgttttttgtATATAATTAGTAATTAAGAGTTTGTTAACAAACATTAATAATGTCAGGTGGTCTTATATATAAGCTGAGTGGGAGCAATCTCCAGTATGTGACATCCATCACCTTTTTGCTTACAACTTATGCAAAGTTAATGAAGTCTTCAAAGCACACTTTTACATGCGGCTCTGTGGTAGTCACCCCCACCACTTTAAGACGTCTTGCCAAACGACAGGTTTATGTTTTCTTTTAACATTTCTATGCTTAACACTAGAAACAGCAGCAAAGCTAATGCAGAGTTATTAAATGATCAATTTCAGGTAGACTACATACTCGGAGACAACCCTATGAAAATGTCGTACATGGTTGGGTATGGCGGAAACTATCCAAGAAAAATTCATCACAGGGCATCATCCTTGCCATCGATGACCAGCCGTCCGCAAAGTATTGGTTGCAGCGATGGGTTTCAATACTACACAAGCTCCAATCCAAATCCAAATGTTGTAATAGGGGCCATTGTAGGAGGTCCAAACAGCAATGACGCTTACAGTGATGATCGGACGGATTACAGCCACTCAGAACCTGCTACATATATAAATGCAGCCATTGTTGGACCGCTTGCCTACTTTGCTCAAACATAATCGTCAAATGTATGACACATGATCAAGAACGTCTAGTTTAAATGTAGGGATTCTCTTTTGTTCTATTATTATATCCTATCTTGTAGTGGAGGGAATTGATCAAAAAGTTATGATCGATATATCAGTCTCCCTCAAGAAGTTAAATGTATTCATGAAACCAACTTAATTCAGAACAACATAAACCTGTCGCCATGCATGTTAATCATCAAAGTTTCGAGTTAAACTAAAGTCACAAACGGAAATACATAGGAAAAATCGTCTTGGACCAAAGCGGCTGATGATGAATCATTTAGCAACATTGTTTAATTTTATAGTGTGGAGTTGCCAAAAACTACCAAGTATTATTATAGCAAACGGAAATACATAGGCCACTCCCTCATTCAGCAGCTTCCATCGCCGCTGACCCATTTAACAACTTAAATATACAACTATAAGTAGAcccattttttaattttttgatgAATTGTTTCACCTTTATTTGCCACATTTTGATTATTGTTTTACTTCTAATACTTTTTCTTGTATTTATCGTACAAAAAATCTCAAGGATGCTTTTGGTCTATACTAAAACCAATATTACATAGGGACCATTACATAATTAAATTTGATGGAATAAATATTTAATAGAAAGAATCGcataaaaaacaaaaataaatagtaTCACTATTTCAGTGTATTCTTCTCATTTACTTTTTAGAGTTAAAATTACATAACTTGACCGTCactataaataataaaattattaataataGTCTAATACTAAAATATTTACTTGtattattaaatataaaaaaCGTACATATAGATACAAATAAACATATTTTAAGTTGTCTCAAATaccgcaaaaaaaaaattaataacaatTGATCTTCCTTATGATAACATCCATTAAAAAATTAAATTGTCACTTTTAGATATAAAAGTTACACCAGGTTATTCAACATTATTTCTCCCTTAAGATAATCCTAGCTAACATTCTGTTAGACATGTCACACACAATCTTAACCATCTTTAAGTCATATTTTCTACCCATTTTACTTTCTATCAGATCCATTTATTTGATCAATTGTATGTTCTAGTCAATACATCGGTCTTAAATAAAAATTCGTACCAAAGTTGCCGGTGTAAAAAATAAGGGCTTTTATATCTTAAACAAGTGGTCGGAGTTTCGATTTCTGACTCTGCCTTGAGTACCCCGAAGAAGATACTCGTGGTCAACCCTAACAATATTCGCATGACCCTCAATGTCAAAGGCCTCAATCCTGAAAGCCCACACCTATTGAAAACCCCCAATTAGCACAGCCATAAGAAATCGAAAAACCCTAACCTCCAAATAAAACCCTCGTCTGCTCCCTCCATCAACCTCTTTCGGCTATCCCTCATTGTTTTTACTGTGAGTTTTTCCTCTATACAATCTTATTTTTTCGTTTCTGATTTTAGTACTCTAGGATTCAATCCAAATTGATGTTATCTTGTTTCTCATCATTCAATTATTTAATTATTCGATGATTGTGAGTTGTTTTCTGTATTGTTTTGTTAATTAGTCCGTCAATGTGCGCTAATCTACCCAATTATCGATTGTTTTTGTGTTGCTGTCAATTTTAATGGTTATGTATTGAATAATTTGTTTGATTTTGTAAGAATCCGGAACTGTTGTTGATTGCTGAGATATCGGATAGTCAAAATTCCAATTTTCCAAGTTGGGTTTGTAGTGTTAGGTTGTTAATTAATGTCCATCAATTATCGTTCGTCGTGAGGCATGTGTTGTCTATGTTGTTCCAGCCTTGAGGTTTTTGCTATTGTTCTTCTGATTGATTTTCAGTTATCGGTGGTCGTAAAACATGTGTTGCCTATGTTGTCTCAGCCTTGAGGTTTTTACTTTCTTTTTGTTACGCACTCACCATATGAAAGATTATAGGTAAACAACTAAAATATGAGATGATTGAGAGTTTAGGGGTAGCCAAATATGAATTTTTTGAGCTTGTCAAATTGTTCTTCAGCTTGCAAAGTTAAGCCGTTGGatagtataattataattattactccctttctcccaatcatttatttagctttgattaaaataccccacacaatgaatataaaagataaacaaataattaggatggagggagtatatgtaaATCCTTGGGCCATATTTTTGGTAGTTCAGTGTGGACTTCTTGTCTTTTTTATGTGTTGATGGGTATCTAGCTATTTGTTCTGTTTAGGATCTAGAATAGCATTCCGTACAGGGACGGCTATTAGTTGGTTCATCTGGTTAACGGAACAGAGCCCCTACATTTGGGCTGAAAAAAGGAaaattatatactccgtattatgtTCAAGGGTCCGATGAACGTTAAGACTTCACGCTTGAATGCTTTCTATATAAAGTAAATTGAATGGCCTTTGTTGTTTAGTTTATACTGTCTAACTAAATGTTGTGTTTCTGTCAGGGACTTGAGTAGAAATGGCGGAAGATGCAGGGATGTTTCATGTAAATCAGACTATTGGCAGTGTACTATGCTGTAAATGTGGTGTTTCTATGCAGCCAAATGCCGCTAATATGTGTGTCAGATGCTTACGTTCAGAAGTAGACATTACTGAAGGTTTGCTCAAGCATGTGACCATCTTATTTTGTCCTGATTGTGAGACGTACCTACAGCCTCCAAAGACTCGGATTAAAGCTCTGCTAGAATCAAGGGAACTCCTGACATTCTGTTTGAAGAGGCTGAACTTAGATAAAGCCAAAGTAACATTGGTGCATGCCGAGTTTGTATGGACTGAGCCTCACTCTAAGAGGCTTAAGGTTAAACTGAGGGTTCAAAAGGAAGTTCTTCATGGCGCAGTCTTAGAGCAAGCTTATTTGATCGAGTATGTTGTACACCATCAAATGTGTGAAAATTGCTCTAAGCTTGCGGCAAATCCGGATCAGTGGGTGGCATCAGTTCAACTACGGCAACATGTTACTCATCGTAGGACTTTCTTTTACCTCGAGCAACTTATACTCAAGCATGATGCTGCTACTCAAGCTGTGAGGATCCAACAGTTGGATAAGGGTATTGACTTCTTCTTCGCTAATAGAAGTCATGGGGTGAAATTTGTTGAATTTGTTGGTAAAGTGGTACCCATCAAGAGTCGGAGCGATAAAGAGCTTGTATCTCAGGATTCAAAGAGCAATGTTTATAACTACAAGCACACCTTTTCTGTTGAGATTTGTCCTATTTGCCGTGAGGACCTAATTTGTCTCCCTCCAAAAGTCTCCCTTGGTTTAGGAAATTTGGGTCCTCTCGTGGTGTGTACCAAAGTGAGCAGCAGTATTATGTTAATGGATCCAAACACCCTGCGATATTGTTTCTTGGATGCTGATCAGTATTATAGGTCACCTTTCGAGAGCCTGATTTCTAGTAGGAGGCTTGTGGAATATGTTGTCCTAGATATTGACAATATCTCAGCTGAGATTAGCGTTGCAGGTTCAAGATATTGTCTAGCTGATGCCCAATTAGCTCGAGTCTCAGATTTTGGAAAGAATGATAGGATTTTTAACATCAGGACCCACCTTGGCCATCTCCTAAATCCTGGGGATTATGCCCTTGGTTATGATCTTTACGGGGCTAACCCTAATAGCTCTGAACTTGAGAAATATAGAGGACTTGTCCTTCCTGAAGCAATCTTGATAAAGAAAAGTTATGAAGAGAAGCGTCTAAGAAAGCGTGGGAAGCCTCGTGCTTGGAAGCTAAAGTCCCTTGGCATGGAGATTGATGAATCTGCGAGGGGTAAAATTGACCAAGATAAAGTGGAGGATGAGTATGAAAAGTTCTTGAGAGATATAGAAGAAAACCCAGAAATGCGTTTCAACATATCTTTGTACCGTAACAAGGAATATCAACCTTCGGAAACTGCTTCAATGACTGATGGTGACGAATTGCCTTTAAATGAGCTGCTTGCTGATCTTGAATTGAATGATGACGTTACCGAAGAGGGTAACATGACGGAGTAATAAAGTTTATTAAGTTTGAAATTTCCATATGTTCCCCGGTGTGCGCTGTGTTTTTGCTGCTGTCTTTCTCCTTGCAAACCTTAAGCTGTATGTTTACATTTATAATACAAATATTGAGTATGCTTTGCTTCTATATTGGTTTCCCATAAAATTCCGTAACAGGCTCTGCTTGTGTGACTTGCCTGATCCTGTATCACTCACTGTATGTATCTGCTTTGTTGTGAGATTTGAATACGATTGAGGTAATCATCCTCTGCATCAAATGATTCATTACCTGTTCATATGACCTGAACTTGTTTCATGCCTACAGGTGTAGTGAATGACCTTAAGAGGTTaatatatattagtatatttacgGGTGAAAAGAGGGTGACCGGTAAATGGTATGTCGGATGAAGCTTCATCCAATTGGGGTGACGGGTAAATGGTATGAATCTTCATCCAAGCTTTGCCAGGTCTAGACTACTCACTAGTCACCAACATTTTCTCCGAAATGTTTAATTAAGATATTCATTTTATTCACTCCATCCGTTTCATTTATGTATGAACAATGAATGGTAAGCGTCCTGACATATTTAATATTTTGTGGATAACAAATTATAAGGCGAACCTTTTAAAATAGGAAGATAGAAACTAGATGAAGGAGGAATCACTCAATCCAAACTCGacccattgttttttttttttggagggtAAACTCAACCCATTgttgaataaataaaatacagtacTCATTAAACCTCAATTTAAGATTGATGAGATGATTTGCTATGAAATATTGTACGAGTAAACAGACAAAGTAGAGAACGGGGTAACATGAGGGGATCCAATGTTGCGATCCCAGCTCACTAACAGTTGTATTTGCCCATCTTTCCAATTCCCAAAACTTAAGGTACACCCAAACAAACATATGGACTACTTTAAAAACACACACCGACTTCTATTGAGTATTGAGTCACTAATTGTCCTACTGCTTTCttacaaaaattaaaataaaaactcaCTTTAATTGCATAATACCACCAATGATTCTCggtttttttttaattagtttcTTAATGTATGTCTTAAagcacattttagaaaaattGCATCATTCCCGATATCCCGTCACAGTTATTTGTTTACGATTAACATTTTAATGTGTCTCATTCACTTGTTTGTTTTTTTAATATTTGCAAAGtttttataagtaatttaatcatCAAATGACTCTACTGTCTACTTGTCATCCATTGACTATAACCACTTGGTCACCTATTCCCTACTTGGTATTTGTACTAAAAGTAAACGTAAATAAAACCGATAATAAAGGGAGTATAAATTGTAACCTATCCTTTATTTTATCTAAACAAAGGTGAAAATATAATACAGTAATATATGTAAATtgttgtatgtatgtatgtatgtatgttcaGGGGCGGACCCAAGTACAGCCATGGTATGGCAATTGCTACACCATAATCCAAGAAAATTAAGAGAAAGTAAAAGTTTGCTACACCATTAATATATCATTAATCTATCATTAACTTTCCTTATTCTTCCCGTAATGCTTGCTCATTATTCCCTATAATGTATGTACTGTATTTAATTATCTTAATGACTCTTTATTACTCCATATTTTCCTTGGAATCTTTTCTCATTGAACATCACAATTTCCATAGCACATTAATTAGTTTTTGCTTAATATCACTTTGCTCTTTTCAAATTCAATAAGAAGAGAGTACTGATCAATATCTCGATGTAGAAAATATGTAGTTCATTTCGTAACATACTTTCTGATGTTCTTATAGTTTTTTTTCCATGAATTTTATTGTGTTTGTGTTCAAAATTTGCGTCATTGTTACATTCTTTAGCAATTGAATAGAGGTTGAAGGACATTAATAAGTTTGGGTATTGATTTTATTTCGGAAAAATGTACTGTATTATCTAAAATGTATTCAGCGAAAATAAACTACACTAAGTttctatgaaaaaaaaaaatggcaaAGAATTGAAATGTATGGGCTTATTATAAGCGATATCGTAAATTTCGATCGATCCAAAGTTTATTTTGagaattgtattttttttttgctacACCAAATTCTAATGTCTGGGTCCGCCCCTGTGTATGTTATACATGGAGTATACATGAAATCAGTGACGGAGCCAAGATTACCCATTTCTAAACGGATCGTTCCTTAAATTATATGCTGTTCAAGTCTTTAATTTATCAAATCTGAGTTGTTAAATTTTAGTAAGCATGGTCAGAGTAGTCATGTTTGATGTCGGTCACATACATAAACCCAAAATGATGAACAGAAAACAGTTTGAAGTGAACCAATGACGTGGAGTCTACACGTGGAAGATCGGCGCATTAAAGATGACGTGGCTTATACGAATTCCAACCAATGAGTCGACTCCAGTTCATTTTATTTAACGCGCCATTAGATACAAACAAAAAGCATGCATAGTCTACGTAAATATTGTACGGAGTACTACAAATCAATCAACTCAAATTGTACTACAAATCAATCAACTCAAATTAAACCACTTCACTCGCATCATACTAACTTCAACCAAATTCAAATATCACAAAAATCTTGTTTTGTGACGACATATCAAATCATTTCTTGATGATTTGATACCATTTTCACTTACAAAGATCTCCACTTTTTCTCTCTGCATATTAAGTATTCATGCCATTCCCTTTCTTCACTAactcattttgttaccattttatctcacaaaatatccggcacaaatggtaacccgtcacaagggagaccaattgttcaAACATATAGATATATTCGTATTAAACTTAAATTTATAATGGAtcgaataaaataaaataatatacaAATAAAATGTCTAAAAATTATCAAAAAAACGTCTTTACTAATTGTATAAAATGTTTATAAAATATAACTATTTTAATAATCACTAGACACTATACTTACGGGTTGTTTTGCTAATAATTGTATTAGTAGGTACACTTTGCATACTTTATGGAACACGCCTAAACTAAATGACTAAAGTCACTAATACACTAATTGCATTCTTAGGATTAGTTCGTACTTAGTAGGGCCGTATTTCGTCATGCTAAAACAACAAACACCAATTTCAATTATAGACCAAGTGACCATTTAAATTTCTAATCAACGCCAATAAAATGTGCAACTTTTATTTAAAGAAGTTTATAAGCTTGTATAAGTGTATAACCTCAAGataatatataaattatatttatttaaaaaaaaacaagttaCGCAAAGCATGTCGAGTTTATTCTGATTTACATCAGAGACAATAACTAACAGAGTAACAGTCGATCTAAAAACTTATTTGCATTAATCTTATTTGTAACCCAAACTTGTGTACAGAAGAGAATCGCCATCTTACTATAAAATGACACAATTTTAAGCGATAAATTATCATATATAATCGCCGCACATGTGATGGACTTGTAATTAGAACTAACAAACTTGATACGACAAACTTAACACTGACTCGATCCAATCTAAACCTATCTCAACTCGAGCCTGATCTGGGTCGAAGTGAGTCGGCCCAACCTTGAGCAGACTCGAGATGACCTGACTCAAATGTCCCATGTGATAAATCTACTTGCAAAGTTGCAATTGGTTTATATTCCATCTTGACAAAGACTTGAATTTTCAAATTATAATTTGAGGTACACTCCAATTCCATAAATGAGGAAtttaaaaaggaagaaaaaaggaACAAGTCATCTGAAATTCCAGAAATACCCTTAAAATATGGAATACATATAAACAAGTGCAAATTAGCATTGACATTTGGAAATTGGCAACTGGAGAGCCTTCCTTCCAATTTTCAATTTTCAACTCCACCAATACTAGTTGATTTTGAATTAATCAACAATTATTTGCCTTCTTTCTATCAGTTACAGACTTCTAATTCGATTCGAATTTCCCAATTTATTCCGTTGTAAATAAATTACATTCCTTTGATAAATTTATTACACAAAAAACCCTGTTTATTGTGTTAGAAAAGCTTAATCATAGTTCATGAGTGCAATAAAATTGTGTTAAGCATTGAGACAACAAAATTATGATCTGGGTTACTTCATCTTCAAGCTTTCTTATCAATTcttgtttatcaattataattGGAGATTATATTCCTCTGATTTTCTATGACTGTAAGCTTCTTGAtcttcgtcttttttttttgatgggttttattttaattaatctgGGATTTTGTATGTCTTTCTGTAAGTTTGATAAT contains:
- the LOC141585830 gene encoding uncharacterized protein LOC141585830, translating into MAEDAGMFHVNQTIGSVLCCKCGVSMQPNAANMCVRCLRSEVDITEGLLKHVTILFCPDCETYLQPPKTRIKALLESRELLTFCLKRLNLDKAKVTLVHAEFVWTEPHSKRLKVKLRVQKEVLHGAVLEQAYLIEYVVHHQMCENCSKLAANPDQWVASVQLRQHVTHRRTFFYLEQLILKHDAATQAVRIQQLDKGIDFFFANRSHGVKFVEFVGKVVPIKSRSDKELVSQDSKSNVYNYKHTFSVEICPICREDLICLPPKVSLGLGNLGPLVVCTKVSSSIMLMDPNTLRYCFLDADQYYRSPFESLISSRRLVEYVVLDIDNISAEISVAGSRYCLADAQLARVSDFGKNDRIFNIRTHLGHLLNPGDYALGYDLYGANPNSSELEKYRGLVLPEAILIKKSYEEKRLRKRGKPRAWKLKSLGMEIDESARGKIDQDKVEDEYEKFLRDIEENPEMRFNISLYRNKEYQPSETASMTDGDELPLNELLADLELNDDVTEEGNMTE
- the LOC141658441 gene encoding endoglucanase 9 → MAFTATMLSWGVLEFGGTMGPQLNTSRAAIRWVTSYLYKCATATPGKLYVGVGDPNADHKCWERPEDMDTPRTVYSVSPSNPGSDVAAETAAALAAGALVFRSTDQKYASMLLTTAKKVMQFAIQYRGAYSDSLKSAVCPFYCSYSGYKDDLLWGAAWLYRATKQTYYLDFLNSLGANDGTDIFSWDNKLAGARVLLSRGALVDNNKNFEGYQKSAEDFMCRILPNTPSTSTQYTPGGLIYKLSGSNLQYVTSITFLLTTYAKLMKSSKHTFTCGSVVVTPTTLRRLAKRQVDYILGDNPMKMSYMVGYGGNYPRKIHHRASSLPSMTSRPQSIGCSDGFQYYTSSNPNPNVVIGAIVGGPNSNDAYSDDRTDYSHSEPATYINAAIVGPLAYFAQT